The window CCCAACGTAGATATTGAGGTAGCTGCACAGGAACCACTTCTCAGATTAACTCCAATTCAAGATAAAGGGCGTGTCAGTAATATAACGATTGAATAACTTACTTCAAGTACCACAGTGGATCAGCATCACTTGTGATCTTCTCATTTGCTTTCATAATTTTCTTGATCTGAAACACAAGATGCTTTTAGTGAAGTGAAATCTTAAACAGAGGAGTAAAAGCCCGGTTGGTGGGTTTCAGCTTTACCTCAACGTTAATGAAATAGTTAAACGAGTCAATGTGCTGCTTCACCAAACCTTTCACCTGCAACGCACACAGAgatgaaagagaaaaaaagagaggAGCATGGATGTATCTCATGGTTAAACTCTTAGGTCACTGAGGGCTAAAGGGATTAACTTTAATTATTTAAACCTGACTTTTCATAAATTAATGAATCTGATTAGATCAAATTAACTAACAAAAGTcggaaattaaattaaaaatacaaCAGAAGTCTTCAAATTGTAGAATTAATAAAAATCTGGATTATAAATGGAAATTTCTGCTTAAATATTTGTCTAGATtttcctcggggggggggggggggggggataattcTACTTATTGTGTTACCTTCAGAAAGGCTGGTAACAACTTCCATTTTTCCTGTCAGGAAGAGAAACAAACCAgttaattaattaaattattcCGTTTCTGGAGCACTTTATGCCGAGGTTGGCCAAACTCTGGATTTAATGCTACAATGTTCCAGCTGTGACATAATTCCAGACTCATTTAACAACTAAGAAGCTTCGTTGCACCACACCATCAGTTAAATCTGTTGAATTAGCTTACTGCACTGCACTCGTGGTGTAAAAACCTTTTTGTCCGATTTTCCCCGAACTTACCGCCACAGTGTTGACAGGAGCCGCCAACTCCTGAGGAGTCATTTCTCCAAACTCTCCTCCCAGCAGCTCCATAGTCACCGTTGCTGTTCTActctaaacatttaaaaatataaataacgtTAGTGTTGACACAACACGCAGGAAGTGTCGGCTGCATGCGTCCCAGCTATGTGTTTCAATTTCAAGCGTACGTAGAAACGTTGGGCGGAACTACATAGTTCCGTCTGGAACGACTTCTTCGGAGGTCGCGGGATCTCAACAGTTTAATAAACGTATGCCACCTAGTGGTGCAAAACGTTACTGAAACAAAAAAAGACAAGAAATTCactttttgattgttttacttagttgttttatttagtacgagaaacaaacaaaaagtaaCTTAATGTACTGGAAAAACACGTTGACTTtttcaagcataaatagaaaattAATTAGAATTAATGCTTTTGGTTTTGACTAAAGCAGAGGAAAAAACTAAGGAATCTGATTGAATCAATTGATCCTCTAACGCTATGCTGATAAAAGCAACACAAACTATTCTATTAAAAGCATCTTCTACATTTTTGAATAAAGTTTAGAACAGTCATGATGGATGTTCAGTTTGCTGCCTCCATACAGACACCACCTGTCATTTCAGGTGTGGACAGGGTCAGCGAGCGTGCCCCCTGACATGTCTGCTGTTGCTGCTGAGCAGTTTGGGGTATGCCGTCCCCAGACAACGTCCCTGCCTGACGACCACCAGCTCCAGCTGACACTGGTCGATGTTGACCAGCACTGTGGTGCTCCTCTCTGTGTTCATCAGGaagatgatggtgaagatggccATCTCAAACTCAGGGCTGGTCCCAATGAAGGCACTGCCGACGGGCTTCAGCACACCGTGCCAGCTGAACTGGAGGTTCAAAACGTGGTCATCCTGGTCAGGCTGCAGGTGGAAGCAGACATGAGATGGTGCCGACAGAGATGCGTCTCCTCCATGTGGTGAACTTACCAAGTCGTGCTCTCTGGCCTTGTATCCCTTGTAATCCAATTGGCTGTTTTTCTCCTGCAGGTAGAACTGAACCCAGTTGTGAAAGCCAATTATTTCTgttccggatctggtttcaccaaCAAAAACGTGTTCAAACCCACAAGAGTCTGGGCTGTCACACAAACAAAATGGTTACTTATTATCGTCACAAACAAAGTGATAAAAGACTCTGACGCATTGATGTTCAGACTCCCACCCCGTGTTCCTCTGTCGGTGGTAAAGATGAAACCAGATCAAGCTCAGCTGACTCTTGAACAGCCTCAAGTCAGACCTGGACTTTCCTTTGCTCACCAGATACTGATGGGCACGCTGAGAAGAAATCACATAGATTACTCAGAAAGTTTCTCCAGTTTGAGCAAATGAACAgttaatgttgcaaatgataaaTAAAAGCTGCAGCTTATACCTTTCCTTTGAGGCAGTGTTTTGAAACGTTAATTGAATCAAAACGTGATGTAAAACAATTTTGTTCCCTGACTATAGAGTAAGAAACACTTTATGGGTTTAACTGGACCAGAAAAGTATTTCCTCCTAAAACAAGTACTGAAAGTTCACATTTTTCCAGTGATCCTCTTTGGGGAGCCCACTGAGGCCAACACAACATTCCACAGCTGCACACAGATGTTTCAGCTGcctgttttgttatttttttccctTTCTTCAAACATCACGATGAGTCGAGTTTCTGCAGTGTTCAGCTGCAGCTTCAAACCACAAAATGCATGAAACGATGAGAGGTTAAAGACATCTAAGTAACAAAATCTGCAACAAGTCACCTTCATAACTTGAGTTTCTAAAACAGCATCCAGGAAGAGACTGATCTCTGTCTGCTCCTCTGTTGTGACTCGCTCCGTGATGCCTGTAGACCGCTCATAGTTGTCCAGGAGTTTCATTAAGCCTAAAAGCATAAATGTACATTTTTAACACTAAATCGTTTTAACAATCTACCAGTCACAATGAAACTCACGAGAAAAGGTGGTCATGTTTCCCAGTTTTGCTTCATTAACGTTGGAGAACAGAGGCAAAGAGGCGTGATCCTGCACCACCAGGCTGCCCTGGCTTACAAATCCTGCTCTGCCCTGGACAGGAGAGTCCCACAGTCctcacaaataataataaaaacagatgAATGTTTACTGAGTCAGAAcatccccacccccccacctgaACAGCGATGGTGTAGTCTATTCCAGGGTTCATCCGATTCACGTCCAAGCCCCAGAGCTCATTAAAAATGTTGGATAACTCCTGGTTCACAGCTGGTCGGTTACTGACAGAGTAGAAACCTGATAAATACTCACATAAATATGCAAAACAAGACTAAATGTACTTAAACGTTTTACCTTGAAGCATTCAGTTCACCGAGAAATACAGCAAGGAGCAGAAATCTGCAGAATCTGTATTTCACAAATTAAACATGTTTATTCTAATGAATACATCTGATTTTAAGTCTGAAAGGCAGCATTTAAAGTTTATATTTGAGTAAAAATACACACCTTGCAGCCATGATCCCACAGAGGTGGCTTTCCCAGCTCAGACTACAACAGATTTTTCACTCGTGTTTGACTTTAAGTCTAGTCTCTCCACCCAGATCCTCAAGTCCTTCAGGAGGCTGGATGAACAAGAACATAGCTGCAGCTTGTTTGGCCACTAGAGGGCGCACCGCTTCACGATACGATCCTTGCTTACAACTGGCTAACTTGATCATTGATCTCCTATATAATCACTAGAAAGGCATCAGAAGCAAATCCCAGGTTTAATGACCCTCATCAGGCTTTAATTTATCAAGTAAAATAGGAGACGAGGGCAGAAACGAGACGGGATGAAATGAGAAGGAAAAAGAGAAATGCTAGCATTAGCAAATAAAGTAAGAAGGGTGAAACTATAAAGACAAAGAAGAGataagaaactggtggtaaataAACCAGAAAAACATTCGATCTTTTGTGGATTCGTATTAAAAGACAGACTGCTGCTACTAGAACGTAACTGTTTTAAATAAACTACTACAATAACAGAGAATAATTAGAACATGAAGTCCCTGCATGGAGAGTAAATTATACACGAGGACATCCCAAAATCTCTTAAATTACTTTATTGATTTTAACAGTTAAAAAAAACCTACATGCAGAGATAAGGCTGAGACCTGAATTACACAATTTTTACTTCCTTTCATAAAACATCACATTATATCTCAGCCTGACATTTTTCTTAGAAATGCAACAAGCCAACAGGTTTCCAAAATCCTTCCAGGATAAAAAGAAACTTTAGTAAAATATGAGGAATTTTCAGATCATGCAAGGATATTTTCTAAGTTTCGTAGTTTGAACCATGTATATATGAAAATGTTTGAGTACATGT is drawn from Nothobranchius furzeri strain GRZ-AD chromosome 4, NfurGRZ-RIMD1, whole genome shotgun sequence and contains these coding sequences:
- the endouc gene encoding uridylate-specific endoribonuclease C, producing the protein MAARFCRFLLLAVFLGELNASSNRPAVNQELSNIFNELWGLDVNRMNPGIDYTIAVQGRAGFVSQGSLVVQDHASLPLFSNVNEAKLGNMTTFSRLMKLLDNYERSTGITERVTTEEQTEISLFLDAVLETQVMKRAHQYLVSKGKSRSDLRLFKSQLSLIWFHLYHRQRNTGPDSCGFEHVFVGETRSGTEIIGFHNWVQFYLQEKNSQLDYKGYKAREHDLPDQDDHVLNLQFSWHGVLKPVGSAFIGTSPEFEMAIFTIIFLMNTERSTTVLVNIDQCQLELVVVRQGRCLGTAYPKLLSSNSRHVRGHAR